The proteins below come from a single Spiroplasma endosymbiont of Atherix ibis genomic window:
- the pth gene encoding aminoacyl-tRNA hydrolase: MPKLIVGLGNPGINYSATRHNAGFIAIDVLLEKYGFQKQTENFKSEIYFSNIKGEKILFVKPQTFINLSGEAIISIINYYKINIEDFIVIYDDKDLEFSNIRFKNNGSSAGHNGIKNIINHLKTQNFNRLKIGIGSPGQYKIIDWVLSKMSQEEIDLIKEKIKSISNFVEDFILENDLKKIMNKFN; this comes from the coding sequence ATGCCAAAATTAATTGTGGGATTAGGTAATCCAGGAATTAATTATTCAGCTACAAGACATAATGCAGGTTTTATTGCAATTGATGTTTTATTAGAAAAGTATGGTTTTCAAAAACAAACTGAGAATTTTAAATCTGAAATTTATTTTTCAAATATTAAAGGGGAAAAAATTTTATTTGTAAAACCTCAAACATTTATTAATTTATCTGGAGAAGCAATTATTTCAATTATTAACTACTATAAAATTAATATTGAGGATTTTATTGTAATTTATGATGATAAAGATTTAGAATTTTCAAATATTAGATTTAAAAATAATGGAAGTTCTGCTGGTCATAATGGAATTAAAAATATTATAAATCATTTAAAAACACAAAATTTTAATAGATTAAAAATTGGAATAGGTTCACCAGGACAATATAAAATTATTGATTGAGTATTATCAAAGATGAGTCAAGAAGAAATAGATTTAATTAAAGAAAAAATTAAAAGTATATCAAACTTTGTAGAAGATTTTATTTTAGAGAATGATTTAAAAAAAATTATGAACAAGTTTAATTAA
- a CDS encoding ABC-F family ATP-binding cassette domain-containing protein, translating to MGLVFLENLTHANGGKKLYDNTSFRLNRGEHIALIGPNGAGKTTLLNIIAGKILANKGELKIHSKTKIGYLDQHQEVNLEETVDFYLKGAFSELFDIESRMNKIYEDMAIEYKEEDLVKALAYQDTLNLNEFDSIDKKIGNLVTGLGIGLEKLEAKMGKLSGGQRGKVILAKLLLSGDDFLLLDEPTNFLDLEQVKWLAKFLQTFEKPFIMVSHDNDFINKTCGIIYALDNLKLTRYVGNYDKYLEESALQKDQYDKAFVAQQREIKKLETYVAKNKARASTAKSAQSRQKQLEKIDVIKERKDLTKPKFNFSYKRPSTNVILKAENLVIGYDSPLLHALNFELREGEKCIISGRNGIGKTTFLKTMSTEISSFEGEVQLGNAVEYAYFKQIEDVKGITPIQYLMNKFEDITESEARSKIAQFGVKSGLMMQPMEKLSGGEQIRIRLAALSMIPCSLLVLDEPTNHIDVLAKEALLEAIENFKGTVILTTHDINFSTNWANKTLYFSDLV from the coding sequence ATGGGCTTAGTTTTTTTAGAGAATTTAACACATGCTAATGGAGGTAAAAAATTATATGATAATACCTCTTTTAGATTAAATAGAGGAGAACATATTGCATTAATAGGACCAAATGGTGCTGGTAAAACTACTTTGTTAAATATAATAGCTGGAAAAATTTTAGCTAATAAAGGAGAATTAAAAATACATTCTAAAACAAAAATAGGATATTTAGATCAGCATCAAGAAGTTAATCTTGAAGAAACTGTGGATTTTTATTTAAAAGGAGCTTTTTCAGAATTATTTGATATTGAATCTAGAATGAATAAAATATATGAAGATATGGCAATTGAATACAAAGAAGAAGATCTTGTAAAAGCATTAGCATACCAAGATACACTAAATTTAAATGAATTTGATTCAATAGATAAAAAAATTGGTAATTTAGTTACAGGTTTAGGAATTGGATTAGAAAAATTAGAAGCTAAAATGGGAAAACTTAGTGGAGGACAAAGAGGAAAAGTAATTTTAGCAAAACTTTTATTAAGTGGAGATGATTTTTTATTACTTGATGAACCTACAAACTTTTTGGATTTAGAACAAGTTAAATGACTTGCAAAATTTTTACAAACTTTTGAAAAACCCTTTATAATGGTTTCACATGATAATGATTTTATTAATAAAACTTGTGGAATTATTTATGCTTTAGACAATCTTAAACTTACAAGATATGTTGGAAATTATGATAAATATTTAGAAGAATCAGCATTACAAAAAGATCAATATGATAAAGCATTTGTAGCTCAACAAAGAGAAATTAAAAAACTTGAAACATACGTAGCAAAAAATAAAGCTAGAGCATCAACTGCAAAATCAGCACAATCAAGACAAAAACAACTTGAAAAAATTGATGTTATAAAAGAAAGAAAAGATTTGACAAAGCCAAAATTTAATTTTTCTTACAAAAGACCAAGTACAAACGTTATTTTAAAAGCAGAAAATTTAGTAATAGGTTATGATTCTCCTCTTTTACATGCTTTAAACTTTGAATTAAGAGAAGGTGAAAAATGTATTATTAGTGGTAGAAATGGTATTGGTAAAACTACTTTTTTAAAAACTATGTCAACAGAAATATCTTCATTTGAAGGAGAAGTACAATTAGGTAATGCTGTAGAATATGCTTACTTTAAACAAATAGAAGATGTTAAAGGAATTACTCCTATACAATACTTAATGAATAAATTTGAAGATATAACAGAATCAGAAGCTAGATCTAAAATTGCTCAATTTGGTGTAAAAAGTGGTTTAATGATGCAACCTATGGAAAAACTTTCAGGGGGAGAACAAATTAGAATTAGATTAGCTGCTTTAAGTATGATTCCATGTAGTTTATTGGTTTTAGATGAGCCAACAAATCATATTGATGTTTTAGCAAAAGAAGCGCTATTAGAAGCAATTGAAAATTTTAAAGGAACAGTCATTTTAACAACTCATGATATTAACTTTTCTACAAATTGAGCAAATAAAACTTTGTATTTTTCAGATTTAGTGTAA
- the rsmA gene encoding 16S rRNA (adenine(1518)-N(6)/adenine(1519)-N(6))-dimethyltransferase RsmA, with the protein MEFAKKKFGQNFISDKNLIKKIIDILDQEQNHLIIEIGPGKGALTKELVNRFKKVIAIEIDYDMEAILKSEINSDKFELIIKDCLEVNFEEIIRTNNFSKVSLISNTPYYITSEIIFKTLKISKMLDKAIFMVQKEVAQRICAKPNENNYNNLSIAAQLYSNIKYEFTVNKNMFKPVPKVDSAIITFNFNDINLIKVKDDIKFIAFVRKIFNNKRKTILNNLSNITNNKQISLNVLAKLNIKENLRPENITLNQFIEIYNEVISC; encoded by the coding sequence AATTTTATATCTGACAAAAATCTAATTAAAAAAATAATAGATATTTTAGATCAAGAACAAAATCATTTAATAATTGAAATTGGTCCTGGTAAAGGAGCTTTAACAAAAGAATTAGTTAATAGATTTAAAAAAGTTATAGCTATTGAAATTGATTATGATATGGAAGCAATTTTAAAATCTGAAATTAATTCAGATAAATTTGAATTAATAATTAAAGATTGTTTAGAAGTTAATTTTGAAGAAATAATCAGGACAAATAATTTCAGCAAAGTTTCTTTAATTTCAAATACTCCTTATTATATAACTAGTGAAATTATTTTTAAAACCTTAAAAATATCTAAAATGTTAGATAAAGCTATATTTATGGTTCAAAAAGAAGTTGCACAAAGAATTTGTGCAAAGCCAAATGAAAATAACTATAATAATTTATCAATTGCTGCTCAATTATATTCTAATATTAAATATGAATTTACTGTTAATAAAAATATGTTTAAACCAGTTCCTAAAGTTGATTCTGCAATAATAACTTTTAATTTTAATGATATTAATTTAATTAAAGTTAAAGATGATATAAAATTTATTGCATTTGTAAGAAAAATTTTTAATAATAAAAGAAAAACAATATTAAATAATTTATCAAATATTACAAATAATAAACAAATCTCTTTAAACGTTCTTGCTAAACTAAATATAAAAGAGAATTTAAGACCAGAAAATATAACTTTAAATCAGTTTATAGAAATATACAATGAGGTAATTTCATGTTAA
- a CDS encoding adenylosuccinate synthase — protein sequence MQKFNSLVVVGSQWGDEGKGKMTDYFAQRADIVVRFAGGDNAGHIINFNGQKHKVTIVPSGIFNRKVTNIIANGCVVNLINLVKEFEIIKKSGIEYGNLLISDRVQLILPYHIKIDEAQEESRGENKIGTTKRGIGPAYQDKVSRLGIRLGELGDSNFKERFKTVFDYQMKFLKNMFNVEAMDFNKTYDDLISAYNEIKDKITNTEVFIESAIKEGKKVLFEGAQGALLDIDHGTYPYVTSSNTSANNASIGSGISHKLINSTMGVVKAYSTRVGAGAFPTEMQNKIGDGIRERGNEYGSNTKRPRRVGWLDAVALKHAIRTSGIDSIFITLLDVLSGVDEINICVKYEIDGYEIENVPSTNQKYEKCKPIYMKNPGWKEDITKVTSFDELPDAAKKYLKMIEKICEVNVVGFSVGPDRKQTIIFEDIF from the coding sequence ATGCAAAAATTTAATTCATTAGTTGTTGTTGGATCTCAATGAGGAGATGAAGGAAAAGGAAAAATGACAGATTATTTTGCTCAAAGAGCAGATATAGTTGTTAGATTTGCTGGGGGAGATAATGCGGGTCATATTATAAATTTTAATGGACAAAAGCATAAAGTTACAATAGTTCCTTCTGGAATTTTCAATAGAAAAGTTACAAATATTATTGCAAATGGTTGTGTAGTAAATTTAATAAATTTAGTAAAAGAATTTGAAATTATAAAAAAAAGTGGAATTGAATATGGTAATTTATTAATTTCAGATAGAGTTCAATTAATTTTACCTTATCATATAAAAATTGATGAAGCACAAGAAGAATCTCGTGGAGAAAACAAAATTGGCACTACAAAAAGAGGAATTGGGCCAGCATATCAAGATAAAGTTTCAAGATTAGGAATTAGACTGGGTGAATTGGGTGATAGCAATTTTAAGGAAAGATTTAAAACAGTTTTTGATTATCAAATGAAATTTTTAAAAAATATGTTTAATGTAGAGGCAATGGATTTTAATAAAACTTATGATGATTTAATTTCAGCATATAATGAAATTAAAGATAAAATAACTAATACTGAAGTTTTTATTGAATCAGCTATTAAAGAAGGAAAAAAAGTTTTATTTGAAGGAGCACAAGGAGCTTTACTTGATATAGATCATGGAACATATCCATATGTTACAAGTTCTAATACTTCAGCGAATAATGCTTCAATAGGAAGTGGAATTAGTCATAAATTAATTAATTCAACAATGGGAGTTGTTAAAGCTTATTCAACAAGAGTAGGAGCAGGTGCTTTTCCAACAGAAATGCAAAATAAAATTGGAGATGGAATTAGAGAACGTGGTAATGAATATGGTTCAAATACAAAAAGACCACGAAGAGTTGGATGATTAGATGCAGTTGCTTTAAAACATGCAATTAGAACTTCAGGAATTGATTCAATTTTTATAACATTACTTGATGTTCTTTCAGGAGTTGATGAAATCAATATATGTGTTAAATATGAAATTGATGGATATGAAATTGAAAATGTTCCAAGTACAAATCAAAAATATGAAAAGTGCAAACCAATTTATATGAAAAATCCAGGTTGAAAAGAAGATATTACAAAAGTAACTTCATTTGATGAATTACCAGACGCTGCAAAAAAATATTTAAAAATGATTGAAAAAATATGTGAAGTAAATGTTGTTGGATTTTCAGTAGGACCAGATAGAAAACAAACAATAATTTTTGAAGATATTTTTTAG
- the purB gene encoding adenylosuccinate lyase translates to MIERYAIKEIEEIWSDSNKLNIWLEVEKQVINAWVELGVIPKQEAIKINTSAKVDFKRMLEIEQETKHDVVAFTRMISENLGLEKKWIHLGLTSTDIVDTAQNKMIQQSNEILESVLINLREVIKQKSQETKKIIIMGRTHGMYGEPTSLGLKFLLWFDEINRQIERLNLAKKQIEVAKVSGSMGNYANLEIEIEEYVAKAMDLNMDNISTQVTQRDRHAFLISVIANIASTLEKIATEIRHFQRSEVQEICEGFGEKQKGSSSMPHKKNPISSENICGLSRYARSFVNIAFENNVLWHERDISHSSNERLVFPDIYNIITYVSKRMASTIKDLVINKDKIELHINEQKGIFYSQRVLTHILMNYNFSREEIYDFIQKCTLECQKTKKDFKEILLKNGIKNFIPKEKELNDLFDINFFIRNVEKIFRRVMK, encoded by the coding sequence ATGATAGAACGTTATGCTATTAAAGAAATAGAAGAAATTTGATCAGATAGTAATAAATTAAATATTTGATTAGAAGTTGAAAAACAAGTTATTAATGCTTGAGTTGAGTTGGGAGTTATTCCAAAACAAGAGGCAATTAAAATTAATACTAGTGCAAAAGTAGACTTTAAAAGAATGCTTGAAATTGAACAAGAAACAAAACATGACGTTGTAGCATTTACAAGAATGATTTCTGAAAATCTTGGATTAGAAAAAAAGTGAATTCATCTTGGACTAACTTCTACAGATATTGTTGATACAGCTCAAAATAAAATGATTCAACAATCAAATGAAATTTTGGAAAGTGTATTAATTAATTTAAGAGAAGTTATTAAACAAAAATCTCAAGAAACAAAAAAAATAATTATAATGGGAAGAACACATGGAATGTATGGAGAACCTACATCACTTGGATTAAAATTTTTACTATGATTTGATGAAATAAATAGACAAATTGAGAGATTAAATTTGGCAAAAAAACAAATCGAAGTTGCTAAAGTATCTGGCTCAATGGGTAATTATGCAAATTTAGAAATTGAAATAGAAGAATATGTTGCAAAGGCAATGGATTTAAATATGGACAATATTTCTACACAAGTTACTCAAAGAGATAGACATGCTTTTTTAATATCTGTAATAGCAAATATTGCATCAACTTTAGAAAAAATAGCTACAGAAATAAGACATTTTCAAAGAAGTGAAGTTCAAGAAATATGTGAGGGTTTTGGAGAGAAACAAAAAGGTTCAAGTTCAATGCCTCACAAAAAAAATCCAATAAGTTCTGAAAATATTTGTGGTTTGTCTAGATATGCAAGATCATTTGTAAATATAGCTTTTGAAAATAATGTTTTATGACATGAAAGAGATATATCTCATAGTTCAAATGAAAGACTAGTTTTTCCTGATATTTATAATATAATTACTTATGTATCAAAAAGAATGGCTTCTACAATAAAAGATTTGGTAATAAATAAAGATAAAATTGAATTGCATATTAATGAACAAAAAGGAATATTTTACAGTCAAAGAGTATTGACACATATTTTAATGAACTATAATTTTTCAAGAGAAGAAATTTATGATTTTATTCAAAAATGTACTTTAGAGTGTCAAAAAACAAAGAAGGATTTTAAAGAAATTTTACTTAAAAATGGAATTAAAAATTTTATTCCAAAGGAAAAAGAATTAAATGATCTTTTTGATATTAATTTTTTCATAAGAAATGTAGAAAAAATTTTTAGAAGGGTGATGAAATAA
- a CDS encoding phosphoribosyltransferase — translation MENQKLITLITEEEIKAAITKAGTDIGKKYEDQQLIIVAELSSSFIFIADLIRELPIDATIQFVTTYNENEELLIDLGLKKSLKGKNVLIANDILNKGTRLEKLYNLVKKEEPAYVQILNLVEKNNKERTVHFESTSLFKLEDVFIVGYGLTYKESYRGLKGIYSLSIEE, via the coding sequence ATGGAAAATCAAAAGTTAATTACTTTAATTACAGAAGAGGAAATTAAAGCAGCAATTACTAAAGCTGGAACAGATATTGGTAAAAAATATGAAGATCAACAATTAATTATAGTTGCAGAACTTTCTTCTTCATTTATTTTTATAGCTGATTTAATTAGAGAGTTACCAATTGATGCAACAATTCAATTTGTAACTACATATAATGAAAATGAAGAATTACTAATAGATTTAGGATTGAAAAAAAGTTTAAAAGGAAAAAATGTTTTAATTGCAAATGATATTTTAAATAAGGGAACTAGATTAGAAAAATTATATAATTTAGTGAAAAAAGAAGAACCAGCATATGTACAAATTTTAAATTTAGTTGAAAAAAATAATAAAGAAAGAACTGTACATTTTGAAAGTACATCTTTATTTAAATTAGAAGATGTATTTATTGTTGGATATGGATTAACTTATAAAGAAAGTTACAGAGGACTAAAAGGTATATATAGTCTTTCAATAGAAGAATAA
- a CDS encoding ribose-phosphate pyrophosphokinase, translating into MNKKEIMIFGLSSNQNLTKKICEILEVQQSQVTTSKFLDGEMIVQSLDSVRGQEIYIIQSTNQPVNDNLMELLIAVDAFKRASAARINIVIPYFGYARQDRKARGRQPITSRLVANLIETAGVHRVITVDLHSAQIMGFFNIPIDNFSTAQIVASEIIDTIISEKLNPKNCILVSPDYGGLTRVHGVAKYTGNITNGIAVIAKRRPEPNKAEVEFILGDVKDKTCFIIDDMIDTGGTIIKGAEALKEQGAKEIYIIACHGLFNGEAVSKMDKVISDGTIKRVVVTDTIEIPEEKKFKTLKMISVSNLLARMIKNSYEESSLTGVYNDEQNEIVKRVEKYLKEFKK; encoded by the coding sequence ATGAACAAAAAAGAAATTATGATTTTTGGTTTGTCATCAAATCAAAATTTAACAAAAAAAATTTGTGAAATTTTAGAAGTTCAGCAGTCACAAGTTACAACATCTAAATTTTTAGATGGTGAAATGATAGTTCAATCTCTTGATTCAGTTAGAGGTCAAGAAATTTATATTATTCAATCAACTAATCAACCAGTAAATGATAATTTAATGGAATTATTGATAGCAGTTGATGCCTTTAAAAGAGCAAGTGCTGCAAGAATAAATATTGTTATTCCATATTTTGGATATGCTCGCCAAGATAGAAAAGCAAGAGGAAGACAACCAATTACATCAAGATTAGTTGCAAATCTAATTGAAACAGCAGGAGTTCATAGAGTTATTACTGTTGATTTACATTCTGCTCAAATAATGGGTTTTTTTAATATTCCTATTGATAATTTTTCAACTGCTCAAATAGTAGCATCTGAAATAATAGATACAATTATTTCAGAAAAATTAAATCCTAAGAATTGTATATTAGTATCACCTGATTATGGTGGTTTAACTAGAGTTCATGGTGTTGCAAAATATACAGGAAATATTACAAATGGAATTGCTGTTATTGCAAAAAGACGTCCAGAACCAAATAAAGCTGAAGTTGAGTTTATATTGGGTGATGTTAAAGATAAGACTTGTTTTATTATTGATGACATGATTGATACTGGAGGAACAATTATAAAAGGTGCTGAGGCATTAAAAGAACAAGGTGCAAAAGAAATTTATATAATTGCATGTCATGGTTTATTTAATGGTGAAGCAGTATCAAAAATGGATAAAGTAATAAGTGATGGAACTATAAAGCGAGTTGTTGTTACAGATACAATTGAAATTCCTGAAGAAAAGAAATTTAAAACTTTAAAAATGATTTCAGTTTCTAATTTATTAGCAAGAATGATAAAAAACTCTTATGAGGAATCTTCTCTAACAGGAGTTTATAATGATGAGCAAAATGAAATTGTTAAAAGAGTAGAAAAATATTTAAAGGAATTTAAAAAATAG